The Castellaniella sp. genome includes a window with the following:
- a CDS encoding ureidoglycolate lyase, which yields MTSGNLIQLTIEPLSREAFAPFGDVIQADDAAKHFTINEGNTERYHDLADIDPGADGRAIVSIFRGKPRTLPFTVTMMERHPKASQAFIPVSGRPYLVVVAKADTTPTVGDLRVFLCQGDQGVNYARGVWHHPLLGLDAVSDFLIIDRAGPGDNCDIVQMEAASVIPALA from the coding sequence ATGACTTCCGGCAATCTCATCCAGCTCACCATCGAACCCTTGTCGCGCGAAGCCTTTGCGCCTTTCGGCGACGTGATCCAGGCCGATGACGCAGCCAAGCACTTCACCATCAACGAAGGCAACACCGAGCGCTATCACGATCTGGCCGATATCGACCCAGGCGCCGATGGCCGTGCGATTGTCTCGATCTTCCGGGGCAAGCCGCGCACCCTGCCCTTTACCGTGACCATGATGGAACGCCACCCAAAGGCCAGCCAGGCCTTTATCCCCGTGTCCGGACGCCCCTATCTGGTGGTAGTGGCCAAGGCCGACACCACCCCCACGGTCGGCGATCTACGCGTATTTCTGTGCCAGGGCGACCAGGGGGTCAACTATGCCCGCGGGGTCTGGCATCACCCATTATTGGGCCTGGATGCCGTCTCGGACTTCCTGATCATTGACCGCGCAGGCCCCGGCGACAACTGCGACATCGTGCAAATGGAAGCCGCCAGCGTCATTCCGGCGCTGGCCTGA
- the uraD gene encoding 2-oxo-4-hydroxy-4-carboxy-5-ureidoimidazoline decarboxylase, translating to MTFAMTLNELSSLSQSDFSRTLGDIFEHSPWIPERAWAARPFADVDALHQAMVQVVQQASLDEQLALITAHPELAGKEAAAGTLTQASTGEQRGAGLDQCSADELERLRSLNARYQQGFGFPFVIAVKGRNRYQIMDAIEDRLQNDRDTELATCLDQIAQIARFRLDAQFA from the coding sequence ATGACTTTTGCCATGACCCTGAACGAACTTTCCTCCCTGTCCCAGTCCGATTTCTCCCGCACGCTCGGGGATATCTTCGAACACTCGCCCTGGATTCCAGAACGCGCCTGGGCTGCCCGGCCTTTTGCCGACGTAGACGCTCTACACCAAGCCATGGTGCAGGTGGTGCAACAAGCATCCCTGGACGAACAACTGGCCCTGATTACGGCCCACCCGGAACTCGCCGGCAAGGAAGCCGCCGCAGGCACCCTGACCCAGGCATCCACCGGCGAGCAACGCGGCGCGGGGCTGGATCAATGCAGCGCCGACGAGCTTGAACGCCTGCGCAGCCTGAATGCCCGCTACCAGCAAGGCTTTGGTTTTCCCTTTGTGATTGCCGTCAAGGGCCGCAACCGCTACCAGATCATGGACGCCATCGAAGATCGGCTGCAAAATGACCGGGATACCGAACTGGCCACCTGCCTGGATCAAATCGCCCAGATCGCGCGGTTTCGCCTGGACGCCCAGTTTGCTTAA
- a CDS encoding 2-hydroxy-3-oxopropionate reductase translates to MANIGFIGLGIMGTPMAANLIQGGHSLVTYTVGKTPQSLLDAGAKAVASSTEVAKAADIIIVMVPDTPDVEAVLFGENGVAEGLSKGKIVIDMSSISPVATKEFAKKINDLGCEYLDAPVSGGEVGAKAASLTIMIGGNQATFDQCESIFKLMGKNITLVGGNGDGQTTKVANQIIVALTIEAVGEALVLASKAGADPAKVRQALMGGFASSRILEVHGERMVNRTFDPGFRINLHQKDLNLALTTARQLGMSLPSTAVAQELFNACVAHGGAAWDHSGMVRALEILANHEIGQ, encoded by the coding sequence ATGGCTAATATCGGTTTCATTGGTCTGGGCATCATGGGCACCCCCATGGCCGCGAACCTCATCCAAGGCGGCCACTCGCTGGTCACCTACACGGTCGGCAAGACCCCGCAAAGCCTGCTGGACGCAGGTGCCAAGGCCGTCGCCAGCAGCACCGAAGTCGCCAAGGCCGCCGACATCATTATCGTCATGGTGCCCGACACCCCGGACGTCGAAGCTGTGCTGTTCGGTGAAAACGGCGTCGCCGAAGGCCTGTCCAAGGGCAAGATCGTCATCGACATGAGCTCGATTTCGCCCGTGGCCACCAAAGAATTCGCCAAGAAGATCAACGATCTGGGCTGCGAATACCTGGACGCCCCGGTGTCCGGCGGCGAAGTCGGTGCCAAGGCCGCCAGCCTGACCATCATGATCGGCGGCAATCAGGCCACCTTCGACCAGTGCGAATCCATCTTCAAGCTGATGGGCAAGAACATCACCCTGGTGGGCGGCAACGGCGACGGCCAGACCACCAAGGTCGCCAACCAGATCATCGTCGCACTGACCATCGAAGCCGTGGGCGAAGCCCTGGTGCTGGCATCCAAGGCAGGGGCCGATCCCGCCAAGGTCCGTCAGGCCCTGATGGGCGGTTTCGCCAGCTCGCGGATTCTGGAAGTCCACGGCGAACGCATGGTCAACCGTACCTTTGATCCGGGCTTCCGCATCAATCTGCACCAGAAAGACCTGAACCTGGCCCTGACCACAGCCCGCCAACTGGGCATGTCGCTGCCCAGCACGGCCGTGGCCCAGGAACTGTTCAACGCCTGCGTGGCCCACGGCGGCGCAGCCTGGGATCATTCCGGCATGGTGCGCGCACTGGAAATCCTGGCCAACCACGAAATCGGCCAGTAA
- a CDS encoding LysR family transcriptional regulator — protein sequence MATRRSTAALDTYLLKVFCILMAERSVSRTALKLNQSQPAISVALKNLRLIFQDPLLVREKGGMVPTDRAQAILEHAKAALESIDLMLEADEGFAPDSSRQVFRIGSPDYLAPAFAASVVARFRREAPHARLVLHALGPDFDFEQSLAEGNLDVVIGNWPEPPDRMHLSVLLEDPIVCLMSVDHPLASRRLTVDDFRRLQHVVPTPYSMTQRGMIDTELTSLRIQREECVEAQSFMLAPYLLPGTDLVFTTTRHFARYYAGLLPLAIVDSPIDFPPMRFYQLWHPRNHHASSHQWLRHLLGDCGRAMQAPA from the coding sequence ATGGCCACACGACGCAGCACCGCCGCATTGGACACTTATTTGCTGAAAGTGTTTTGTATCTTGATGGCCGAACGCAGTGTTTCGCGCACTGCGCTCAAGCTCAATCAGTCACAGCCTGCCATCAGCGTGGCCTTGAAAAACCTGCGCCTGATATTCCAGGACCCGCTGCTGGTACGCGAAAAAGGCGGCATGGTGCCGACGGATCGGGCCCAGGCAATTCTGGAACACGCCAAGGCCGCCCTGGAATCGATCGATTTGATGCTGGAAGCCGATGAAGGTTTTGCGCCCGATAGCAGCCGCCAGGTGTTTCGCATCGGTTCGCCGGATTACCTGGCGCCGGCCTTTGCGGCATCTGTGGTGGCGCGGTTCCGGCGCGAGGCCCCGCATGCGCGGCTGGTGCTGCATGCGCTGGGCCCCGATTTCGATTTTGAGCAATCGCTGGCCGAGGGCAATCTGGATGTGGTGATCGGCAACTGGCCCGAGCCGCCCGACCGCATGCATCTGTCGGTCTTGCTGGAAGATCCGATTGTCTGCCTGATGTCGGTGGATCATCCCTTGGCTTCGCGGCGACTGACGGTGGATGATTTTCGGCGCTTGCAGCATGTGGTGCCGACGCCGTACTCCATGACGCAGCGCGGCATGATTGACACCGAACTGACGTCCCTGCGGATTCAGCGCGAAGAATGCGTCGAGGCGCAGTCCTTCATGCTGGCGCCGTATCTGTTGCCGGGCACCGATCTGGTTTTCACCACGACCCGGCATTTTGCGCGCTATTACGCAGGCCTGCTGCCCTTGGCGATTGTCGATTCGCCGATCGATTTTCCGCCGATGCGGTTTTACCAGCTGTGGCATCCTCGCAATCATCATGCGTCTTCTCATCAGTGGTTAAGACACCTGCTGGGGGATTGCGGCCGGGCCATGCAGGCCCCGGCCTGA
- a CDS encoding LysR family transcriptional regulator yields the protein MGRYTDISSFVLIAEKGSFAAAALIEQVTPVVMGRRLTALEKRLGVQLMHRSTRGLVLTELGERYLEQCQQLIQDFDNADASITARRRSLSGHLVVSAPASFGRQHVAPHALSFRTRYPSLALSFNFTDSVVDLVREGYDMAIRIGEVTDPNYVAVRLFPNRRVVCGTPAYFDSHGVPRVPEDLVRHNCLAFNLQGGQHRGWTFVRDGKPFAVRVRGDLACNDGELLYQWVQQGLGIGWRSTWEIQRELKRGELVTVLDEYALPAYDIQAVYPQQRYLPAKVRYFIDDLRNHYHEPAYWEGQRTST from the coding sequence GTGGGGCGCTATACAGACATCAGCAGTTTTGTATTGATTGCCGAAAAAGGCAGTTTTGCGGCGGCAGCCCTGATCGAACAGGTGACGCCGGTGGTCATGGGCCGCCGCTTGACGGCCCTGGAAAAACGCCTGGGCGTGCAATTGATGCACCGTTCCACCCGGGGGCTGGTGCTGACGGAACTGGGTGAACGCTACCTGGAACAATGTCAGCAACTGATTCAGGACTTTGACAATGCCGATGCCAGCATCACGGCGCGCCGTCGCAGCCTCAGTGGCCATCTGGTGGTGTCGGCGCCAGCCTCGTTCGGGCGTCAGCATGTGGCGCCGCATGCGCTGTCGTTTCGGACTCGCTATCCAAGCCTGGCACTGTCTTTCAATTTCACCGACAGCGTGGTGGATCTGGTGCGCGAGGGCTATGACATGGCGATCCGCATCGGCGAAGTCACCGATCCAAACTATGTAGCAGTGCGCTTGTTCCCCAATCGCCGGGTGGTGTGCGGCACGCCGGCCTATTTTGATTCGCATGGGGTGCCGCGTGTGCCCGAAGACCTGGTGCGGCATAACTGTCTGGCGTTCAATCTGCAGGGTGGCCAGCATCGCGGCTGGACGTTTGTGCGGGACGGCAAGCCCTTTGCTGTGCGGGTGCGCGGCGATCTGGCCTGCAACGATGGCGAATTGCTATATCAATGGGTGCAGCAGGGGCTGGGGATAGGCTGGCGCTCTACCTGGGAAATCCAGCGTGAACTGAAGCGCGGCGAATTGGTGACGGTGCTGGACGAATACGCGCTGCCGGCCTATGACATCCAGGCGGTCTACCCGCAGCAGCGCTACTTGCCGGCCAAGGTACGTTATTTCATCGATGACCTGAGAAACCATTATCATGAACCTGCTTACTGGGAAGGACAGAGAACATCCACATGA
- a CDS encoding DMT family transporter: MTDKTTRAAAGQDSSATPADKQVSHPSGQTIPAQEAAMARRNERLALMALAGMALGWGYNWVVMKSVLAYVGPFDFSALRTLLGALALMGVLLALRKPMRIRAWPRVLLLGILQTGVFSALIQLALLNGGAGKTSILVYTMPFWVIPMAWFAFGERIRGWQWLALLLAAGGLTLILEPWGRHEDFSSELLAVGAGLCWALATVVAKWIKRDYPMDALPLTAWQMLLGALFLCLAAWVVPEKPIDPTPYFYGALFYNAVIATALAWFLWLFALQHLTAGVAGMSSLGVPVVGVLAGWLQLGEQPGVLELAGMLLIAVALVVISLRR, from the coding sequence ATGACTGATAAAACGACGCGGGCGGCGGCGGGCCAAGACTCCTCCGCGACGCCTGCGGACAAGCAGGTTTCCCACCCTTCCGGCCAGACGATCCCGGCCCAGGAAGCCGCCATGGCCCGGCGCAACGAGCGTCTGGCCTTGATGGCTCTGGCGGGTATGGCGCTGGGCTGGGGCTATAACTGGGTGGTGATGAAATCGGTACTGGCGTATGTGGGCCCGTTCGATTTTTCCGCGCTGCGCACCTTGCTGGGGGCGCTGGCCCTGATGGGGGTGTTGCTGGCGCTGCGCAAGCCCATGCGCATCCGCGCCTGGCCCAGGGTGCTGCTGCTGGGGATTTTACAGACGGGGGTGTTTTCGGCCCTGATTCAGCTGGCCCTGCTGAACGGCGGGGCGGGCAAGACATCCATCCTGGTCTATACCATGCCCTTTTGGGTGATTCCCATGGCCTGGTTCGCCTTTGGCGAGCGCATCCGGGGCTGGCAGTGGCTGGCGCTGTTGCTGGCCGCCGGCGGGCTGACGCTGATCCTGGAACCCTGGGGCCGACATGAGGATTTTTCCAGCGAACTGTTGGCGGTGGGGGCGGGCCTGTGCTGGGCGCTGGCCACGGTGGTAGCCAAATGGATCAAGCGCGACTATCCCATGGATGCCCTGCCGCTGACGGCCTGGCAGATGCTGCTTGGGGCCTTATTTCTGTGCCTGGCGGCCTGGGTGGTCCCCGAAAAGCCCATCGACCCGACGCCCTATTTCTATGGGGCCTTGTTTTACAACGCCGTGATCGCCACGGCGCTGGCCTGGTTTTTATGGCTGTTTGCCCTGCAGCACCTGACTGCCGGGGTGGCCGGCATGTCGTCCCTGGGGGTGCCTGTGGTCGGGGTGCTGGCCGGCTGGCTGCAATTGGGTGAACAGCCCGGTGTTCTGGAACTGGCCGGGATGCTGTTGATTGCCGTGGCGTTGGTGGTGATCAGCTTAAGGCGGTGA
- the gcl gene encoding glyoxylate carboligase, which translates to MARMRAVDAAAAVLQKEGITTLFGVPGAAINPLYSALRKNGGFHHVLARHVEGASHMAEGYTRAQPGNIGVCLGTSGPAGTDMITGLYSALGDSIPILCITGQAPRSQLHKESFQAVDIETIAKPVTKWAVMAREPELVPRILQQAFHIMRSGRPGPVLVDLPFDVQMAEIEFDIDTYEPLSVYKPSATPAQAAKAVAMLNAAERPLLVAGGGIFSADASDLLQEFAELTGVPVIPTLMGWGVIPDDHPLMAGMVGLQTSHRYGNASMLASDFVMGIGNRWANRHTGSTPVYTEGRTFVHIDVDPTQIGKVFGPDFGIASDAGVALALMIEEAKRLKAAGQLRDRSTWAQECRHRKGEKSMQRKTHFDQVPLKPQRVYEEMNKAFGRNTRYVTTIGLSQIAAAQLLHVYGPRRWINAGQAGPLGWTVPATLGVVAANTGDEIVALSGDYDFQFMIEELAVGAQFKLPYIHVVVNNAYLGLIRQSQRGFDMDYCVQLAFDNINSPETEGYGVDHVKVAEGLGCKAIRVKKVEDIQPAIAQARAWIQEFKVPVVVEFILERVTNISMGNDINAVNEFEEMAERGEDAPTALTLLD; encoded by the coding sequence ATGGCTCGAATGAGAGCAGTAGACGCCGCCGCCGCTGTCCTGCAAAAAGAAGGCATCACCACCCTGTTCGGCGTGCCCGGCGCTGCTATCAACCCCCTGTATTCCGCGCTGCGCAAAAACGGCGGCTTCCACCATGTGCTCGCGCGCCACGTCGAAGGCGCTTCGCACATGGCCGAAGGCTATACCCGCGCCCAACCCGGCAACATCGGCGTCTGCCTGGGCACCTCCGGCCCCGCAGGCACCGACATGATCACCGGCCTGTACTCGGCACTGGGCGACTCCATCCCCATTCTGTGCATCACCGGTCAGGCGCCGCGTTCGCAGCTGCACAAGGAAAGCTTCCAGGCCGTGGATATCGAGACCATCGCCAAGCCCGTCACCAAATGGGCCGTGATGGCGCGCGAACCGGAACTGGTGCCGCGCATTCTGCAGCAGGCTTTCCACATCATGCGCTCCGGCCGTCCCGGCCCCGTGCTGGTCGACCTGCCCTTCGATGTGCAGATGGCCGAAATCGAATTCGACATCGACACCTACGAACCCCTGTCCGTCTACAAGCCATCCGCCACGCCGGCGCAGGCCGCCAAGGCCGTGGCCATGCTGAATGCCGCCGAGCGCCCGCTGCTGGTGGCCGGTGGCGGCATCTTCAGCGCCGATGCTTCCGATCTGCTGCAAGAGTTCGCGGAACTCACCGGCGTGCCGGTGATCCCCACCCTGATGGGCTGGGGCGTCATCCCCGACGACCACCCCCTGATGGCCGGCATGGTAGGCCTGCAGACTTCCCATCGCTACGGCAACGCCAGCATGCTGGCGTCGGACTTCGTCATGGGCATCGGCAACCGTTGGGCCAACCGCCACACCGGTTCTACCCCCGTCTATACCGAAGGCCGCACCTTTGTGCACATCGATGTCGACCCCACCCAGATCGGCAAGGTCTTCGGCCCGGATTTCGGCATCGCTTCGGACGCCGGCGTAGCCCTGGCCCTGATGATCGAAGAAGCCAAGCGACTGAAGGCTGCTGGCCAACTGCGCGACCGCAGCACCTGGGCGCAGGAATGCCGTCACCGCAAGGGCGAAAAGTCCATGCAGCGCAAGACCCACTTCGATCAGGTGCCCCTGAAGCCGCAACGTGTCTACGAGGAAATGAACAAAGCCTTTGGCCGTAACACGCGCTACGTCACCACCATTGGTCTGTCGCAGATCGCCGCTGCCCAGTTGCTGCACGTCTACGGCCCGCGCCGCTGGATCAATGCGGGCCAGGCCGGCCCCCTGGGCTGGACCGTCCCGGCCACCCTGGGCGTGGTTGCCGCCAACACCGGCGACGAAATCGTCGCGCTGTCAGGCGATTACGACTTCCAGTTCATGATCGAAGAACTGGCCGTCGGCGCGCAATTCAAGCTGCCCTATATCCATGTCGTAGTGAACAATGCCTACCTGGGTCTGATCCGTCAGTCGCAGCGCGGCTTCGATATGGACTACTGCGTGCAGCTGGCGTTCGACAACATCAACTCGCCGGAAACCGAAGGCTACGGCGTGGATCACGTCAAGGTCGCCGAGGGTCTGGGCTGCAAGGCCATCCGGGTGAAAAAGGTTGAAGACATCCAGCCCGCCATTGCGCAGGCCCGTGCCTGGATTCAGGAATTCAAGGTGCCCGTCGTGGTTGAGTTCATCCTGGAGCGCGTCACCAATATCTCCATGGGCAACGACATCAACGCGGTCAACGAGTTCGAGGAAATGGCCGAACGCGGCGAAGACGCCCCCACCGCCCTCACCTTGTTGGATTAA
- the hyi gene encoding hydroxypyruvate isomerase, translating to MPKFAANLSMLFTEIDFLDRFAAAAKAGFQGVEYLFPYAYAKEDLVQRLKDNNLAQVLHNLPGDWEAGERGIACHPDRVQEFKQGVAQAIEYAQALGCPQVNCLAGKIPAGTDQATAHKTFVDNLRYAAAELKKANIRLLIEPINTFDIPGFFLSTTNQALAIIAEVGSDNLHVQYDIYHAQRMEGELANTISKQLKSIGHIQLADNPGRNEPGTGEINYQWLFRHIDQTGYDGWIGCEYKPAARTEDGLGWIKALA from the coding sequence ATGCCAAAATTTGCTGCCAACCTCTCGATGCTGTTTACCGAGATCGACTTTCTCGACCGTTTTGCGGCCGCCGCCAAGGCTGGCTTCCAAGGCGTCGAATACCTGTTCCCCTACGCCTATGCCAAAGAAGACCTGGTCCAGCGCCTGAAGGACAACAACCTGGCGCAAGTCCTGCACAACCTGCCTGGCGACTGGGAAGCCGGTGAACGCGGCATCGCCTGCCACCCGGATCGGGTCCAGGAATTCAAACAAGGCGTGGCCCAGGCCATCGAATACGCCCAGGCGCTGGGCTGCCCCCAGGTCAACTGCCTGGCGGGGAAAATCCCGGCAGGGACAGACCAGGCCACCGCGCACAAGACCTTTGTCGACAACCTGCGCTACGCTGCCGCCGAGCTGAAAAAAGCCAATATCCGCCTGCTGATCGAGCCCATCAACACCTTCGACATCCCCGGGTTTTTCCTCAGCACCACCAATCAGGCTCTGGCCATCATTGCCGAAGTCGGGTCCGATAACCTGCACGTGCAATACGACATCTACCATGCCCAGCGCATGGAAGGCGAACTGGCCAACACCATCAGCAAACAGCTGAAGTCCATCGGCCACATCCAACTGGCCGACAACCCCGGGCGCAACGAACCCGGCACCGGCGAAATCAACTACCAATGGCTGTTTCGCCACATCGATCAGACCGGCTACGACGGTTGGATCGGCTGCGAATACAAGCCCGCTGCCCGCACCGAAGACGGTCTGGGCTGGATCAAGGCATTGGCTTAA
- a CDS encoding NCS2 family permease, whose translation MSEQETVLPAGFDPIASPIHAPTPTGWLEQRFQLHARGTNVRQETLAGLTTFLAMVYSVFVVPAMLGKAGFDTSSVFIAVCLTSAFGSLLMGLWANLPIAVGCAISLTAFTAFDLVLGQGLSPAVALGAIFLMGIIFTGISVTGIRTWILRNLPIGIAHGTGIGIGLFLLLIAANEVGLVTKNPGPGLPVSLGTITAMPAILSVVGLAAIFGLERRRVPGGILVVILALSVVGLIWDPAVVFNGLFALPSFSGETSLIGAMDVGGALNALVIPSVLALVMTAVFDATGTIRAVAGQAGQLDDNGQIINGGRALTADSVSSIVSAGLGGAPAAAYIESAAGTAAGGKTGLTATIVGLGFLALIFLSPLAGLVPAYATAPALMYVGLLMLGGVRHLRMDDTVDTMAGMVCAVFIVLTCNIVTGIMLGFTTLVIGRIFAGEWRKLNVGTVAIAIALGVFYLGGWAI comes from the coding sequence ATGAGCGAGCAGGAAACCGTATTGCCTGCGGGGTTCGACCCCATTGCATCCCCAATACATGCCCCCACCCCCACCGGCTGGCTGGAACAGCGCTTTCAGTTGCATGCCCGTGGCACCAACGTACGCCAGGAAACCCTGGCCGGCCTGACCACCTTCCTGGCCATGGTCTATTCCGTGTTTGTCGTGCCCGCCATGCTGGGCAAGGCCGGATTCGATACCTCGTCCGTGTTCATTGCGGTCTGCCTGACCAGCGCCTTCGGCTCTCTGCTGATGGGGCTGTGGGCCAATCTTCCGATTGCCGTCGGCTGCGCGATTTCTCTGACTGCCTTTACGGCCTTTGACCTGGTGCTGGGTCAGGGCCTGTCCCCCGCCGTGGCCCTGGGCGCCATTTTCCTGATGGGGATTATTTTCACGGGGATTTCGGTCACCGGCATCCGGACCTGGATACTGCGCAACCTGCCCATCGGCATCGCGCACGGCACCGGCATCGGCATCGGCCTGTTCCTGCTGCTGATTGCCGCAAACGAAGTCGGCCTGGTCACGAAAAACCCCGGTCCCGGCCTGCCCGTGTCCCTGGGCACCATCACCGCCATGCCGGCAATCCTGTCCGTCGTGGGCCTGGCCGCAATCTTCGGCCTGGAACGTCGCCGCGTGCCGGGCGGCATCCTGGTGGTCATCCTGGCCCTGTCGGTGGTCGGCCTGATCTGGGACCCCGCCGTGGTCTTCAACGGCCTGTTCGCCCTGCCGTCCTTCAGCGGCGAAACCTCGCTGATCGGCGCCATGGATGTGGGCGGGGCGCTGAACGCCCTGGTCATCCCCAGCGTGCTTGCCCTGGTCATGACGGCGGTGTTCGACGCCACCGGCACCATCCGCGCCGTGGCCGGCCAGGCCGGGCAACTGGATGATAACGGCCAGATCATCAATGGCGGGCGCGCCCTGACGGCGGACTCGGTCAGCTCCATCGTGTCGGCCGGCCTGGGTGGCGCACCTGCAGCTGCGTATATCGAATCCGCAGCCGGCACCGCCGCCGGCGGTAAAACCGGCCTGACCGCCACCATCGTGGGATTGGGCTTTCTGGCGCTGATTTTCCTGTCGCCCCTGGCTGGCCTGGTGCCTGCCTACGCCACGGCACCTGCCCTGATGTACGTCGGCCTGCTGATGCTGGGCGGCGTGCGCCACCTGCGCATGGACGACACCGTGGATACCATGGCCGGCATGGTTTGCGCCGTCTTCATCGTGCTGACCTGCAACATCGTCACCGGCATCATGCTGGGCTTCACCACCCTGGTGATTGGCCGGATATTCGCTGGCGAATGGCGCAAGCTGAACGTCGGCACCGTGGCGATTGCCATTGCGCTGGGTGTGTTCTATCTGGGCGGCTGGGCCATCTAA
- a CDS encoding LysR family transcriptional regulator — translation MSKTRESIDTHLLRILQILLTEQSVSRAAIKLGLSQPAISNSLRRLRDITGDPILVRSKTGMVPTERGLDLLAHANNALSAIAQITDPPGAFDPATTTREFHLGAPDYLDAMFLPNIAEILRREAPHAKFIVHPINSDYDYASGLEDGGLDVVIGNWLEPPPQMHMARLFDDEVVCMVGSQNPFARRDLSLKQYLELPHLAPFPYVSERQSFIDGYLASQGLRRNIQMTIPYFGQVAGMLLRTDLIFTTGRQFAQHYARYLPITILPSPFEFPPMRFYLLWHRRCHGAPEVIWLRQCIVRVAAMLQASLGNSLTKP, via the coding sequence ATGAGCAAAACCCGCGAATCCATAGACACCCACCTGCTGCGCATCCTGCAAATCCTGCTGACCGAGCAAAGCGTCTCGCGCGCGGCGATCAAGCTGGGCCTGTCGCAGCCGGCCATCAGTAATTCTCTGCGCCGTCTGCGCGATATCACCGGCGACCCGATCCTGGTGCGCAGCAAAACCGGCATGGTACCCACCGAGCGCGGCCTGGACCTGCTGGCCCACGCCAACAACGCCCTGTCGGCCATTGCGCAGATCACTGATCCACCGGGGGCGTTCGACCCGGCCACCACCACCCGTGAATTCCACCTGGGGGCGCCCGATTACCTGGACGCGATGTTTCTGCCCAATATCGCCGAAATCCTGCGTCGCGAAGCCCCCCATGCAAAGTTCATCGTACACCCGATCAACTCGGATTACGACTACGCCAGCGGCCTGGAAGACGGTGGTCTGGATGTGGTCATCGGCAACTGGCTGGAACCCCCACCCCAGATGCACATGGCGCGGCTGTTCGACGACGAAGTCGTCTGCATGGTGGGTAGCCAGAACCCCTTCGCCCGGCGCGACCTGAGCCTGAAGCAATACCTGGAATTGCCCCACCTGGCCCCGTTTCCCTACGTGTCAGAACGCCAAAGCTTCATCGATGGCTATCTGGCATCCCAGGGCCTGCGGCGCAACATCCAGATGACCATCCCGTATTTCGGCCAGGTGGCCGGGATGCTGCTGCGCACCGATCTGATCTTCACCACCGGGCGGCAGTTTGCCCAGCATTACGCCCGCTATCTGCCCATCACCATCCTGCCCTCGCCCTTTGAATTCCCGCCCATGCGTTTTTATCTGCTATGGCACCGCCGCTGTCACGGGGCCCCCGAGGTCATCTGGCTGCGTCAATGCATCGTGCGCGTGGCCGCCATGCTGCAGGCCAGTTTGGGTAATTCTCTGACCAAGCCCTAA